A single region of the Rhizobium sp. NLR16a genome encodes:
- a CDS encoding S9 family peptidase yields the protein MSVFKSLPTPPAAPKKPLSDTRHGITRTDDYAWLRADNWQAMFKDPSILDPEIRRHLEAENAYMNAAMEDTKPLQKALFSEMRGRIKEDDSSVPMKDGAYAYGTFYVTGGEQPRYFRIPRDGDVADETIRTVLLDGDKEAAGKAYFRLAGLDHSSDHSRGIWGYDDKGSEFFTLKVRDLATGEDLTDRIENTGGGGVWAPDGKSFFYSALDENHRPSKVFHHIVGRPQSEDRLVYEEADAGFFMGVGGSLLDDFIYIDIHDHETSEYRLLSTKDLTAEPKLVAAREEGIEYSLTEGGDVFYILTNDGGAKDFKIMEAPVDNPVKENWREVVAHKPGTLIISHMAYARHLLWLERKDGLPRIMIRDRATGEEHAIAFAEEAYSLGLSGAAEYDTDVIRFSYSSMTTPSQLYDYNMVTRERTLLKTQEVPSGHNPDDYVTRRVFAPAWDGERVPVTLLYRKDTPLDGSAPCLLYGYGAYGITIPAGFNTNCLSLADRGFVYAIAHIRGGKDKGFAWYEDGKMDKKTNTFKDFVAAADYLNQQKFTSYAKIIAEGGSAGGMLMGAVANMAPEKFAGIIAAVPFVDVLNTMLDDTLPLTPPEWPEWGNPIDSKEEYEQIAAYSPYDNVGAKPYPPILALGGLTDPRVTYWEPAKWVAKLRDKTTGEAPILLKTNMDAGHGGASGRFQRLEEIAFEYAFAIKVAGKM from the coding sequence TTGTCCGTTTTCAAGAGCCTGCCGACACCGCCCGCCGCACCGAAAAAGCCCCTCTCCGATACGCGCCACGGCATTACCCGCACGGATGACTATGCCTGGCTGCGCGCCGATAACTGGCAGGCGATGTTCAAGGATCCGTCGATCCTCGACCCCGAGATCCGCCGGCATCTCGAAGCCGAAAACGCCTATATGAACGCAGCGATGGAAGACACCAAGCCGCTGCAGAAAGCGCTGTTTTCTGAAATGCGCGGCCGCATCAAGGAAGACGACAGCTCGGTACCGATGAAGGATGGCGCCTATGCCTATGGCACGTTCTATGTCACCGGCGGCGAACAGCCGCGCTATTTCCGCATTCCCCGTGACGGCGACGTTGCCGACGAGACGATCCGCACGGTGCTGCTCGACGGCGACAAAGAAGCCGCCGGCAAGGCCTATTTCCGCCTCGCCGGCCTCGACCATTCGAGCGACCACAGCCGCGGCATCTGGGGCTATGACGACAAGGGATCGGAGTTCTTCACGCTGAAGGTGCGCGATCTCGCGACCGGGGAAGATCTTACGGACCGGATCGAGAATACCGGCGGCGGCGGCGTCTGGGCGCCAGACGGCAAGAGCTTCTTCTATTCAGCGCTCGACGAGAACCACCGGCCGTCGAAGGTCTTCCACCATATTGTCGGCCGGCCGCAGTCGGAAGACCGGCTGGTCTATGAGGAAGCCGATGCCGGCTTCTTCATGGGCGTCGGCGGCTCGCTGCTCGACGACTTCATCTATATCGATATTCACGACCATGAAACGAGCGAATACCGGCTGCTGTCGACCAAGGACCTGACGGCCGAGCCGAAGCTGGTGGCTGCGCGCGAGGAAGGCATCGAATATTCGCTGACAGAAGGCGGCGATGTCTTCTACATCCTGACCAATGACGGCGGCGCCAAGGATTTCAAGATCATGGAAGCGCCGGTCGACAATCCGGTCAAGGAAAACTGGCGCGAAGTCGTCGCCCATAAGCCCGGGACTTTGATCATCAGCCACATGGCCTATGCCCGCCACCTCCTGTGGCTGGAGCGCAAGGACGGGCTGCCGCGGATCATGATCCGCGACCGGGCGACCGGCGAGGAACATGCGATCGCCTTTGCGGAAGAAGCCTATTCACTGGGGCTTTCGGGCGCGGCGGAATACGATACGGATGTCATCCGGTTCTCCTATTCCTCGATGACGACGCCGTCGCAGCTCTACGACTATAATATGGTGACGCGCGAGCGCACATTGTTGAAGACGCAGGAAGTGCCCTCCGGCCACAATCCCGACGACTACGTCACCCGCCGCGTCTTCGCCCCGGCCTGGGACGGCGAGAGAGTACCGGTCACCCTGCTCTATCGCAAGGATACGCCGCTCGACGGCTCAGCACCCTGCCTGCTCTACGGCTATGGCGCCTACGGCATTACCATTCCGGCCGGCTTCAACACCAATTGCCTGTCGCTTGCCGACCGCGGCTTCGTTTATGCCATCGCCCATATCCGCGGCGGCAAGGACAAGGGCTTTGCCTGGTACGAAGACGGCAAGATGGATAAGAAGACGAACACGTTCAAGGACTTCGTCGCCGCGGCGGATTATCTGAATCAACAGAAGTTCACCTCTTACGCGAAGATCATCGCCGAGGGCGGATCGGCCGGCGGCATGCTGATGGGCGCCGTCGCCAACATGGCGCCGGAGAAGTTCGCCGGCATCATCGCCGCCGTTCCCTTCGTCGACGTGCTCAACACCATGCTCGACGACACTCTGCCGCTCACCCCGCCGGAATGGCCGGAATGGGGCAACCCGATCGACAGCAAGGAAGAATACGAGCAGATCGCCGCCTATTCGCCCTATGACAATGTCGGCGCAAAACCCTACCCGCCGATCTTGGCGCTCGGCGGCCTGACGGACCCGCGCGTCACCTATTGGGAACCGGCCAAATGGGTGGCGAAACTGCGCGACAAGACAACCGGCGAAGCGCCGATCCTGCTCAAGACCAATATGGACGCTGGCCATGGCGGCGCTTCGGGGCGCTTCCAGCGGCTGGAAGAGATCGCGTTCGAGTATGCGTTTGCGATCAAGGTGGCGGGGAAGATGTGA
- a CDS encoding DUF1127 domain-containing protein — MAHTETQTFVSAPTRQMAGPMNILTTLFAALRTWQRAIASRKQLAELTPYQLRDIAHPEANRPVLDIKAGLITNLMSMR; from the coding sequence ATGGCTCATACGGAAACACAGACCTTCGTCAGCGCGCCGACAAGGCAGATGGCTGGTCCCATGAACATCCTAACGACTTTGTTTGCTGCCCTGAGAACATGGCAGCGGGCTATCGCGAGTCGGAAACAATTGGCAGAGCTGACACCTTATCAGCTGAGAGACATCGCTCACCCCGAGGCCAATCGGCCGGTGCTCGACATCAAAGCGGGTCTTATCACGAACTTGATGTCGATGCGGTAA
- a CDS encoding protein adenylyltransferase SelO gives MTSTPQKIRSGAAFPFDNSYVGLPERFFAPQTPTPVTEPWLIKLNEPLAAELGLDVDALRRDGAAIFSGNLVPEGAEPLAMAYAGHQFGGFSPQLGDGRAILLGEVVDRSGNRFDIQLKGAGPTPFSRRGDGRAAIGPVLREYIISEAMFALGIPATRALAAVTTGDPVYREEVLPGAVFTRVAASHIRVGTFQYFAARGDTDGVRALADYVIDRHYPALKAAEEPYLALFSAIAERQAALIARWLHVGFIHGVMNTDNMTVSGETIDFGPCAFMDVYNPATVFSSIDQHGRYAYANQPAIGQWNLARLGETLLPLIDTEPDKGVDKANAVIRAYGERFQAAWLAGMRDKIGLAGQEDGDLDLVQALLSLMQAQGADFTLAFRRLADLAGDDGAEPAFARSFREPEACRPWLMQWRERLSRDPQTAVERASAMRRVNPAFIPRNHRVEQALEAAVERGDFSLFEALLTVLSKPYENQPDFTAYMEPPKPEERVLQTFCGT, from the coding sequence ATGACCTCGACCCCGCAGAAAATCCGGTCCGGCGCGGCCTTTCCGTTCGACAACAGCTATGTCGGCTTGCCCGAGCGCTTCTTTGCGCCGCAAACGCCGACACCGGTAACCGAACCTTGGCTCATCAAGCTGAACGAGCCGCTGGCCGCCGAGCTCGGGCTTGACGTCGACGCGCTGCGTCGCGACGGCGCGGCGATCTTTTCCGGCAATCTCGTTCCCGAAGGGGCCGAACCGCTGGCGATGGCCTATGCCGGGCACCAATTCGGCGGCTTCTCGCCGCAGCTCGGCGATGGGCGGGCGATCCTGCTCGGGGAGGTGGTCGACCGCAGCGGCAATCGTTTCGACATCCAGCTGAAGGGCGCCGGACCGACGCCTTTTTCGCGGCGCGGCGACGGGCGGGCGGCAATCGGACCGGTGCTCAGGGAATACATCATAAGCGAGGCGATGTTCGCGCTCGGCATTCCCGCCACCAGGGCTCTGGCGGCCGTGACGACGGGCGACCCGGTCTATCGCGAAGAGGTGCTGCCAGGCGCCGTCTTCACCCGGGTCGCGGCAAGCCATATCCGGGTCGGCACTTTCCAGTATTTCGCGGCGAGAGGCGACACCGACGGTGTGCGGGCCCTCGCCGACTATGTGATCGACCGGCACTATCCCGCACTGAAGGCGGCCGAAGAACCTTATCTCGCGCTGTTCTCGGCAATCGCGGAGCGCCAAGCGGCGCTGATCGCCCGCTGGCTGCATGTCGGCTTCATCCATGGCGTGATGAACACGGACAATATGACGGTTTCCGGCGAGACGATCGACTTCGGCCCCTGCGCCTTCATGGATGTCTATAACCCTGCGACCGTGTTCTCGTCGATCGACCAGCATGGCCGTTATGCCTATGCCAATCAGCCGGCCATCGGCCAGTGGAACCTTGCCCGACTCGGCGAAACGCTGTTGCCGCTGATCGATACCGAGCCGGACAAGGGGGTCGACAAGGCCAATGCGGTGATCCGGGCCTATGGCGAGCGGTTCCAGGCTGCGTGGCTGGCCGGCATGCGCGATAAGATCGGCCTTGCCGGTCAAGAGGACGGCGATCTCGACCTCGTCCAGGCGCTGCTGTCGCTGATGCAGGCGCAGGGCGCCGATTTCACCCTGGCCTTCCGGCGGCTCGCCGATCTTGCCGGCGACGACGGCGCGGAGCCCGCTTTTGCCAGGAGCTTCCGGGAACCGGAGGCCTGTCGGCCCTGGCTGATGCAGTGGCGCGAGAGACTGTCGCGCGATCCGCAGACGGCGGTCGAACGCGCCAGCGCCATGCGCCGCGTCAATCCAGCCTTCATTCCCCGCAATCACCGGGTCGAACAGGCGCTCGAGGCCGCGGTCGAGCGCGGCGATTTCTCGCTGTTCGAGGCGCTGCTGACCGTGCTGTCGAAGCCCTACGAAAACCAGCCGGATTTCACCGCCTATATGGAACCTCCGAAGCCGGAGGAACGGGTGCTGCAGACTTTCTGCGGGACGTAA
- a CDS encoding BTAD domain-containing putative transcriptional regulator codes for MRIRMLGGLEVISGEGRQVRFATRKTSLLFAALALAGRRGCRREVLSEAFWPGRSDEQARNSLRQALVDIRRSFPASSDATTYIEGDQETVALIVAPDEVDISLFDRKLGTGSSADLASAADLYRGDLLEGESIPDELGEWFAPYRSTYQRKALQLVERLSLALFEPGSAEELPCEALAARLLASDPTAEAAHRALMRIHALRGHENMALRQFETCRALLKKHLDVEPEAETSSLAATLQPRQRPGDRRAAAAVEPQLQVFSAPAKHHDRPSVAVLSFQNLSGDAEQDYFADGIVEDITIALAQFRHLYVIARNSSFTYKGQAVDIKRVGRELDVDYVVEGSVRRAGDRLRIAGQLIDTSTGAYLWADRFDGTLANLFDLQDQIASSIVGAITPKVEEAEIERAKRKPTESLDAYDYYLRGLAAFDRTVTNRSVVDEALRLFTKAIERDPDFAIAHARAARCYATRKSNGWMVDPGTEIEEATRLARRAVGLGWDDAVALSYGGYVLGYVGGDLDESAACIDRALFLNPNLAIALGVSSWVRACLGEPDKAIEHAALAMRLSPLDPRLFAWQFNTGLAHFCAGHYDDSAAWAAKSLRHQPNYPSAMRVMAAAHAMAGRSAEAGETIARLHLLDPALRLSNLADILPPFRRPDDRNRYIEALRMAGLPE; via the coding sequence GTGCGCATCAGGATGCTAGGCGGTCTCGAGGTTATCTCCGGAGAGGGCCGGCAAGTCCGCTTCGCCACGCGCAAGACGTCGCTGCTGTTTGCGGCTCTCGCCCTGGCAGGCCGCCGCGGCTGTCGCAGGGAGGTGCTTTCGGAAGCCTTCTGGCCGGGGCGAAGCGATGAGCAGGCCCGCAACAGCTTGCGGCAGGCGCTGGTCGATATCAGGCGGTCGTTCCCGGCAAGCAGTGACGCCACCACCTATATCGAGGGGGATCAGGAGACGGTGGCGCTGATTGTCGCTCCCGATGAAGTCGACATTTCACTCTTCGACCGGAAGCTGGGGACGGGCTCGAGCGCAGATCTGGCCTCCGCGGCGGATCTCTACCGCGGCGACCTGCTTGAGGGCGAGTCCATTCCGGATGAGTTGGGTGAGTGGTTCGCACCTTACCGGAGCACATATCAGCGCAAGGCGCTGCAGCTCGTGGAACGTTTGAGCCTTGCCCTCTTCGAACCAGGTTCCGCGGAAGAATTGCCCTGCGAAGCGCTTGCCGCGAGACTACTCGCCTCCGACCCGACGGCGGAGGCTGCCCACAGGGCGCTGATGCGGATCCACGCTCTCCGCGGCCACGAGAACATGGCCTTGCGCCAGTTCGAGACCTGCCGGGCTCTCCTGAAGAAGCATCTGGACGTCGAACCCGAAGCGGAGACCTCGTCTCTGGCCGCCACGCTGCAACCGCGGCAGCGACCCGGTGATCGGCGGGCTGCGGCCGCAGTCGAGCCGCAGCTGCAAGTCTTCTCAGCCCCGGCCAAGCATCATGACCGTCCATCGGTTGCGGTGCTGTCCTTCCAAAATTTGAGCGGCGATGCGGAACAGGACTATTTTGCCGACGGCATCGTGGAGGATATCACGATCGCTCTCGCGCAGTTCCGCCACCTCTATGTCATCGCCCGCAATTCGAGCTTCACCTACAAGGGACAGGCCGTCGACATAAAGCGGGTCGGGCGCGAGCTGGACGTGGACTATGTGGTCGAGGGGAGCGTGCGCCGCGCGGGCGACCGGCTTCGTATCGCCGGACAACTCATCGACACCTCGACCGGCGCGTATCTCTGGGCAGACCGTTTCGACGGGACGCTGGCGAACCTGTTCGATCTGCAGGATCAGATTGCATCGAGCATTGTTGGCGCAATAACGCCGAAAGTGGAAGAGGCGGAGATCGAGCGCGCCAAACGCAAGCCGACCGAGAGCCTTGACGCCTATGACTATTATCTCCGCGGGCTGGCGGCCTTCGATCGGACGGTGACCAACAGATCGGTCGTCGACGAGGCCCTGCGGCTGTTCACGAAGGCGATCGAGCGCGATCCGGATTTTGCCATCGCCCATGCCCGGGCGGCGCGCTGCTATGCGACCCGGAAGAGCAACGGCTGGATGGTTGATCCCGGCACCGAGATTGAAGAAGCGACCCGATTGGCGAGAAGAGCCGTCGGACTCGGCTGGGACGATGCAGTCGCGCTCTCCTACGGGGGATATGTGCTCGGTTATGTCGGCGGCGATCTCGATGAAAGCGCTGCTTGTATCGATCGGGCCCTCTTCCTCAACCCGAACCTCGCCATTGCCCTGGGCGTCAGCAGCTGGGTGCGAGCCTGCCTGGGCGAGCCGGACAAGGCCATCGAACACGCCGCTCTGGCCATGCGCCTGAGCCCCTTGGATCCGCGCCTGTTTGCCTGGCAGTTCAACACTGGGCTGGCTCACTTCTGCGCCGGTCACTACGACGATTCCGCCGCCTGGGCGGCAAAATCCCTGCGCCACCAGCCGAACTACCCGAGCGCGATGCGTGTGATGGCGGCGGCCCACGCCATGGCCGGGCGGAGCGCGGAAGCAGGGGAAACGATTGCGCGACTGCACCTGCTGGATCCGGCGCTTCGGCTTTCGAATCTCGCCGACATTCTGCCACCGTTCCGGCGGCCGGATGACCGCAACCGCTATATCGAAGCCCTTCGTATGGCCGGATTGCCGGAGTAG
- a CDS encoding DUF1697 domain-containing protein: MPVYIALLRAINVGGTGSLPMAELRSICEGLGFTDVKTYIQSGNVLFRSDASETAVEEKLDAALGQKMGKRPGVMVRSRKELEAIAADAPFPDAKPSFLLVYFLPEKASGDALDKMVAPDGEEAKLAGREIYVHYPNGSGRSKLKLPALKPGTSRNLNTVRKLAEIAADMEDKD; this comes from the coding sequence ATGCCCGTCTATATCGCCCTCCTCCGCGCCATAAACGTCGGCGGCACCGGGTCGCTGCCGATGGCTGAACTAAGATCGATCTGCGAGGGCCTCGGCTTTACCGACGTGAAAACCTACATCCAGAGCGGCAATGTGCTGTTCCGCTCGGATGCGTCCGAAACGGCAGTCGAGGAAAAGCTCGACGCGGCGCTCGGACAGAAGATGGGCAAGCGGCCGGGCGTGATGGTGCGCAGCCGGAAAGAACTCGAGGCGATTGCCGCCGACGCGCCCTTCCCCGACGCCAAGCCGAGTTTCCTGCTCGTCTACTTCCTGCCCGAAAAGGCGTCCGGCGATGCGCTTGACAAAATGGTGGCGCCCGATGGCGAGGAGGCGAAGCTGGCCGGACGGGAGATCTATGTGCATTATCCCAATGGGTCCGGTCGCTCGAAACTGAAGCTGCCGGCGCTGAAGCCCGGGACCTCGCGCAATCTCAACACCGTGCGCAAGCTCGCGGAAATCGCGGCTGACATGGAGGATAAGGACTGA
- a CDS encoding MFS transporter: MSDQIYQAPMVRRAAPNFRVIAMIVASAMLMENIDATVLATALPTMARDFAVSAPAMSISLTSYLLSLAIFIPASGRMADSFGSRTVFRAAIAVFVIGSILCALAPTLPFLVLARLLQGMGGAMMMPVGRLVLMRSVDRKDMVSAMSWLLVPALIGPIVGPPLGGFIVTYLDWRWIFYINVPVGIIGMIFVSIYIDEVKGKAPGPFDTIGFILSGISLGSLLFGFEMSSHEGEGAFSIFLISVGLLFGLAYLRHARRHPSPIMDFSLMKVPSFGTSVIAGSLTRITQGAQPFLLPLLFQIGFGLSAAAAGQIVISTALGALAMKPMARFVFRRLGFRRSLVVNGILGTAGYALCAAFRPDWPMPLIFVVLVLSAFFLSFQFTAYNTIAYDEIEKERMSSATSFYTTFQQLMLSLGICIGALALHGSMAFNNVETPSLVDFSTAFIVVTIISITATVWNLRFSPTAGEEISGYKARGIKVPGETKA; the protein is encoded by the coding sequence ATGTCGGATCAGATTTACCAGGCGCCGATGGTTCGGCGCGCCGCGCCCAATTTCCGGGTGATCGCGATGATCGTCGCGAGTGCGATGCTGATGGAAAATATCGATGCGACCGTGCTGGCGACCGCGCTGCCCACCATGGCTCGCGATTTCGCTGTCAGCGCCCCGGCCATGTCGATCTCACTGACCTCCTATCTCCTCAGCCTGGCGATCTTCATTCCGGCCAGCGGCCGGATGGCCGACAGTTTCGGTTCGCGCACTGTCTTCAGGGCGGCGATTGCCGTCTTCGTCATCGGCTCCATTCTCTGTGCGCTCGCGCCGACGCTGCCCTTCCTGGTCCTGGCCCGGCTGCTGCAGGGCATGGGCGGCGCAATGATGATGCCGGTCGGCCGGCTGGTGCTGATGCGCAGCGTCGACCGCAAGGATATGGTCAGCGCCATGTCCTGGCTGCTGGTGCCCGCGCTGATCGGCCCGATCGTCGGCCCGCCGCTCGGCGGTTTCATCGTTACCTATCTTGACTGGCGCTGGATCTTCTACATCAACGTGCCGGTCGGCATTATCGGCATGATCTTCGTCTCGATCTATATCGACGAGGTGAAGGGCAAGGCGCCCGGCCCCTTCGATACGATCGGCTTCATCCTCTCTGGCATCTCGCTCGGCTCGCTGCTCTTCGGCTTCGAAATGTCGAGCCATGAAGGCGAGGGCGCTTTCTCGATCTTCCTGATATCAGTCGGCCTGCTCTTCGGCCTCGCCTATCTCAGGCATGCCCGCAGGCATCCATCGCCGATCATGGATTTTTCGCTGATGAAGGTGCCGAGCTTCGGCACCTCGGTCATCGCCGGTTCGCTGACGCGCATCACCCAGGGTGCGCAGCCTTTCCTGCTGCCGCTGCTCTTCCAGATCGGATTCGGCCTGTCGGCGGCTGCGGCCGGCCAGATCGTCATATCAACCGCGCTCGGCGCGCTCGCCATGAAACCGATGGCGCGGTTTGTTTTCAGGCGGCTCGGCTTCCGCAGAAGCCTCGTCGTCAACGGCATTCTCGGCACGGCCGGTTATGCCCTCTGCGCCGCCTTCCGGCCGGATTGGCCGATGCCGCTGATTTTCGTCGTCCTGGTGCTCAGCGCCTTCTTCCTGTCGTTCCAGTTCACCGCCTACAACACCATCGCCTATGACGAGATCGAAAAGGAGCGGATGAGCTCGGCCACCAGCTTCTACACCACCTTTCAGCAGCTGATGCTGTCGCTCGGCATCTGCATCGGGGCCTTGGCGCTGCACGGTTCGATGGCCTTCAACAATGTCGAAACGCCGTCGCTGGTCGATTTCTCCACCGCCTTCATCGTCGTCACCATCATCTCGATCACCGCTACCGTCTGGAACCTGCGTTTCTCGCCGACCGCTGGCGAGGAGATCAGCGGCTATAAGGCCAGAGGGATAAAGGTGCCTGGAGAAACAAAGGCTTGA
- a CDS encoding DUF930 domain-containing protein, protein MPKRLLLFVSLAGLAAPAFAVDPAIKKQLEKLDPSTRLEQSCDTEAMSRINNDSTGFKPDKVIAYTFKDPIAGDNSLQAPGAVFRSKGDWYHLSYNCITGPQHINVRELDYQIGEKVPREKWDKYYLYD, encoded by the coding sequence ATGCCGAAACGCCTTCTCCTGTTTGTATCCCTGGCCGGCTTGGCTGCCCCCGCTTTTGCCGTCGACCCGGCCATCAAGAAGCAGCTGGAAAAACTTGATCCCTCCACCCGCCTGGAACAGAGCTGCGACACGGAAGCGATGAGCCGGATCAACAATGACAGCACCGGCTTCAAGCCCGACAAGGTGATCGCCTATACCTTCAAGGACCCGATCGCCGGCGACAATTCGCTGCAGGCGCCGGGCGCGGTCTTCCGCAGCAAGGGTGATTGGTATCATCTTTCCTACAATTGCATCACCGGCCCGCAGCATATCAACGTGCGCGAACTCGACTATCAGATCGGCGAGAAAGTGCCGCGCGAGAAATGGGACAAATATTATCTCTACGATTGA
- a CDS encoding glucose/quinate/shikimate family membrane-bound PQQ-dependent dehydrogenase, with product MALVITSILFIIIGVALGGGGLWLITLGGSIFYLFAGLMFLITAGLLLMRKAAALWVYAVLVVAALAWAVWEVGFDWWQLGPRGGVIILLGLWLLTPWIRRPLGFRSPTGITYGANPWPLAVPVILAILVAVYSMTTDPHDLAGDLPKDAAAATPALGGNVPDGEWHQYGRTPFGQRYSPLDQINVENVSTLKEAWRYQTGDVKRPEDISETTYQVTPLKVKDTLYLCTPHNWAIALDAKTGKEKWKYDANSGMNPNRQHQTCRGVTYYADPDVAAGQPCAERVYLPTSDARLIALDAADGKICTSFADQGVLHLETGMRFNPAGYYYSTSPPVAVAGKIIVGGAVNDNYSTEEQSGVIRAFDVRTGALIWNWDSGNPDVTTPIADGQTYTTNSPNSWSVFSVDEALGMVYIPLGNQVPDQIGIGRSDNVEKFSSSIVALDIASGQLRWVRQTVHHDLWDMDVPAQPALIDLTKPDGSVVPALVGPTKQGDLYVLDRRSGEPIIPVKEIPAPGGAVTGDHTSPTQPISDLTFSPEPLKEKDMWGVSLFDQLLCRIDFHRYRYEGRYTPPSLGGTIVYPGNFGTFNWGSVAVDPERQIMFGMPTYLAFTSRLVPAADIPPRGQDEKGSEQGLNRNDGAPYGVFMGPFLGPMQIPCQAPPWGYVAGVDLRTGKIAYMHKNGTVHDMTPLPLPFKVGVPGIGGPMLTKGGVAFLGAAVDNYLRAYDVTNGRELWRARLPAGGQATPMTYTTDDNKQYVVMVAGGHGSVGTKPGDYVIAYTLP from the coding sequence ATGGCGCTCGTCATCACCTCCATTCTCTTCATCATCATCGGGGTCGCGCTCGGTGGCGGGGGGCTCTGGCTCATCACGCTCGGCGGCAGCATCTTCTATCTGTTTGCCGGCCTGATGTTCCTCATCACCGCCGGACTACTGTTAATGCGCAAGGCGGCGGCGCTCTGGGTCTATGCGGTGCTCGTCGTCGCAGCGCTCGCCTGGGCGGTCTGGGAGGTCGGTTTCGACTGGTGGCAACTCGGTCCGCGCGGCGGCGTCATCATCCTGCTCGGCCTCTGGCTGCTGACGCCGTGGATCCGCCGGCCGCTCGGCTTTCGCAGCCCGACCGGCATCACCTACGGCGCCAATCCATGGCCGCTCGCCGTGCCCGTCATTCTCGCCATCCTCGTCGCCGTCTATTCGATGACGACGGACCCGCACGATCTGGCCGGCGATCTGCCGAAGGATGCGGCCGCCGCCACCCCCGCCCTCGGCGGGAACGTGCCCGACGGCGAATGGCATCAATATGGCCGCACGCCCTTTGGCCAGCGCTATTCGCCGCTCGACCAGATCAATGTCGAGAATGTCTCGACTCTGAAGGAAGCCTGGCGATATCAGACCGGCGACGTCAAACGGCCGGAGGATATCAGCGAGACGACCTATCAGGTGACGCCGCTGAAGGTGAAGGACACGCTCTATCTCTGCACGCCGCATAACTGGGCGATTGCGCTCGACGCCAAGACCGGCAAGGAGAAATGGAAATACGACGCCAATTCGGGCATGAATCCCAACCGGCAGCACCAGACCTGCCGCGGCGTCACCTATTATGCCGATCCTGATGTCGCCGCCGGCCAGCCCTGCGCCGAGCGTGTCTATCTGCCGACCTCAGACGCCCGGCTGATCGCGCTCGATGCGGCCGACGGGAAGATCTGCACCAGCTTTGCCGATCAGGGCGTGCTGCATCTGGAAACCGGCATGCGCTTCAATCCGGCCGGCTATTATTATTCGACCTCGCCGCCGGTCGCGGTGGCCGGCAAGATCATCGTCGGCGGGGCGGTGAACGATAATTATTCCACCGAGGAGCAGTCCGGCGTCATCCGCGCCTTCGACGTCAGGACCGGCGCGCTGATCTGGAACTGGGACTCCGGCAACCCGGACGTAACGACGCCGATCGCCGATGGCCAGACCTATACGACCAATTCGCCGAACAGCTGGTCGGTCTTCAGCGTCGATGAGGCGCTCGGCATGGTCTATATCCCGCTCGGCAACCAGGTGCCCGACCAGATCGGCATCGGCCGCAGCGACAATGTCGAGAAATTCTCTTCTTCGATCGTTGCGCTCGATATCGCCAGCGGCCAGCTGCGCTGGGTGCGCCAGACGGTGCATCACGACCTCTGGGACATGGATGTGCCGGCCCAGCCGGCGCTGATCGACCTGACCAAACCCGACGGCAGCGTGGTTCCTGCCCTCGTCGGCCCGACGAAGCAGGGCGATCTCTATGTGCTCGACCGGCGCAGCGGCGAGCCGATCATCCCGGTCAAGGAAATCCCGGCGCCCGGCGGCGCGGTCACCGGCGATCATACCTCGCCGACGCAGCCGATCTCCGACCTCACCTTTTCGCCCGAGCCGCTGAAGGAAAAGGACATGTGGGGCGTGTCGCTGTTCGACCAGCTCCTCTGCCGTATCGACTTCCACCGCTACCGCTATGAGGGCCGATACACGCCGCCGTCTCTCGGGGGAACGATCGTCTACCCCGGCAATTTCGGCACTTTCAACTGGGGCTCGGTGGCGGTGGATCCGGAGCGGCAGATCATGTTCGGCATGCCGACCTATCTCGCCTTCACCTCGCGCCTGGTGCCGGCGGCCGACATTCCGCCGCGAGGCCAGGACGAGAAGGGCAGCGAACAGGGGCTCAACCGCAATGACGGCGCGCCTTACGGTGTCTTCATGGGTCCCTTCCTCGGGCCGATGCAGATCCCCTGCCAGGCGCCGCCTTGGGGCTATGTCGCCGGCGTCGATCTGCGCACCGGCAAGATCGCCTATATGCACAAGAACGGCACGGTCCACGACATGACGCCGCTGCCGCTGCCCTTCAAGGTCGGCGTGCCCGGCATCGGCGGACCGATGCTGACCAAGGGCGGCGTCGCCTTCCTCGGTGCGGCGGTCGACAATTATCTTCGCGCCTACGACGTGACGAACGGACGCGAGCTCTGGCGGGCGCGCCTTCCGGCCGGCGGCCAGGCAACGCCCATGACCTATACGACCGACGACAACAAGCAATATGTCGTCATGGTCGCCGGCGGCCACGGCTCGGTCGGCACCAAGCCCGGTGATTATGTGATCGCCTACACGCTGCCGTGA